Proteins co-encoded in one Acidobacteriota bacterium genomic window:
- a CDS encoding oligosaccharide flippase family protein, whose translation MNPDQIAADEMAPEEAPRGGLTTKVVKGSFWTLAGQVAPLVVSFVTARLVIGMLGDKGYGVLVWVSLIPTYFLFGDFGMGIASTKFASQAFADGDPEKEARIVRTTAFVALLSSLPFAIAMFAFSTWIARYFEVREEFLADASLGLKLAAITFVVNFMNTIFNTPQLTRLRMDLNTFVTSGFRMLGMISTPVVLYLGFGIPAAAGVLLGASLLTLAGHLYISGRLLPQLFALTLEREQMRTLLKFGGAFVGAGLAGTVLVNAEKGILAKTVSTDALGYYSIAFTVAAIVPMFSVAMIQSLIPAFSQLQGKEDLGRLNALFSRGLRLNMIVTVPALVVLAIVAKTFLALWLKDENFVRESPRPLYLLLCGIAFSVLAHFPYASILAAGRTDIFAKLYWIQLVLYVPLVWLLTTKFGIAGAAAAWSIRGIVDTFCLFVIAKNVAGVSFRVQRVGRFCMTILVMALPLALYFYLGELDIWVAAATLVALSIYALLVWRWVLEREELIWLAERLRLPFISR comes from the coding sequence GTGAATCCAGACCAGATAGCAGCCGATGAGATGGCGCCGGAAGAGGCACCGAGGGGCGGATTGACGACCAAGGTCGTCAAGGGCTCATTCTGGACGCTTGCCGGGCAGGTCGCGCCGTTGGTCGTCTCATTTGTCACGGCGCGGCTCGTGATCGGGATGCTGGGCGACAAGGGCTATGGTGTGCTGGTGTGGGTCAGCCTGATACCGACGTATTTTCTTTTTGGGGATTTTGGGATGGGAATTGCCTCGACCAAGTTCGCGTCACAGGCGTTTGCTGACGGCGATCCTGAGAAAGAAGCACGGATCGTGCGGACGACGGCATTTGTCGCCCTGCTTTCAAGCCTTCCGTTCGCGATCGCGATGTTCGCTTTCTCGACGTGGATCGCGAGGTATTTTGAGGTGCGAGAGGAGTTCCTTGCCGACGCCTCACTGGGGCTGAAACTTGCCGCGATCACGTTTGTGGTGAATTTCATGAACACGATATTCAACACACCGCAGCTCACGCGTCTGCGGATGGATCTGAATACGTTCGTGACGTCAGGGTTTCGGATGCTGGGGATGATCTCGACGCCGGTGGTTTTGTATCTTGGATTTGGGATCCCGGCTGCCGCCGGAGTCCTTTTGGGGGCAAGTTTGCTGACGCTGGCCGGACATCTGTATATTTCAGGCCGCCTGCTGCCGCAGCTTTTTGCCCTGACGCTCGAACGCGAACAGATGCGTACCTTGCTGAAGTTTGGCGGAGCTTTTGTCGGAGCCGGGCTCGCCGGTACAGTACTCGTGAATGCAGAAAAGGGCATTCTCGCGAAAACAGTTTCGACCGACGCTCTGGGGTATTACTCGATCGCATTTACGGTCGCGGCGATCGTGCCAATGTTCTCGGTCGCGATGATACAGTCGCTTATCCCGGCGTTTTCGCAGCTTCAGGGTAAGGAAGACCTGGGAAGGTTGAACGCACTATTCTCCCGCGGCCTACGGCTGAATATGATCGTTACCGTGCCGGCACTGGTCGTGCTGGCGATCGTGGCGAAAACGTTTTTGGCGCTCTGGCTCAAGGATGAGAATTTCGTTCGCGAGAGCCCTCGACCGCTTTATCTTTTGCTGTGCGGTATCGCGTTCAGCGTTCTCGCGCATTTTCCATACGCCTCGATCCTCGCGGCGGGGCGAACGGATATATTTGCGAAACTGTATTGGATCCAGCTCGTGCTATACGTTCCCTTGGTGTGGCTGCTGACGACAAAATTCGGCATCGCCGGAGCGGCGGCGGCGTGGAGCATTCGCGGGATCGTGGATACGTTTTGCCTGTTTGTGATCGCAAAGAATGTGGCGGGAGTTTCATTTCGAGTTCAGCGTGTCGGGCGGTTTTGTATGACAATACTGGTTATGGCACTGCCGCTTGCACTTTATTTTTATCTCGGCGAACTCGATATTTGGGTCGCAGCGGCGACGCTCGTGGCGTTGTCGATATACGCACTTCTGGTTTGGCGTTGGGTTCTCGAGCGTGAGGAACTGATCTGGCTCGCCGAGCGTTTGCGTCTGCCGTTTATTTCTCGATGA
- a CDS encoding FkbM family methyltransferase, translating into MKNLIIKFLGAYFRSGLRGSSRLTEFLSQRFEFLEAVPFETNGGTVFGDMRMPVYRGLLVYSGQETDEEIVMRKFVSAGETAFDIGVFWGLYTAYLSKMVGPTGHVHSFEPNSSLHRCLEMTAEKLGNVTLHGVALSDRTGEVDFFVPWEDASMASLTNWTDDLGWKVNKITCQMQPLDDLISEGKAPQPDFIKCDVEGAELSVFRGARATLDRVDAPIIMFEVNPKSMQAFEVEADATFRFLQGLENAEYRFFEVVNGRIEPVSDFSGLHFNKWGFTNAIAVPASKCGNLDI; encoded by the coding sequence ATGAAGAATCTTATTATCAAATTTCTCGGAGCCTATTTCCGCAGCGGGCTTCGCGGCAGCAGCCGGTTGACGGAGTTTCTGTCTCAGCGGTTCGAATTTTTGGAAGCGGTGCCATTCGAGACGAACGGCGGCACCGTTTTCGGCGATATGCGAATGCCGGTTTATCGCGGGCTGCTCGTCTATTCGGGACAGGAGACGGACGAAGAGATCGTGATGCGAAAGTTTGTCTCGGCGGGCGAAACGGCGTTTGACATCGGCGTTTTCTGGGGCCTTTACACCGCATATCTCTCGAAAATGGTCGGGCCCACGGGCCATGTTCATTCGTTTGAGCCGAACAGCAGCCTGCATCGCTGTCTCGAGATGACCGCTGAAAAGCTTGGGAACGTGACGCTGCACGGCGTCGCATTATCGGATCGAACGGGCGAGGTCGATTTCTTTGTGCCGTGGGAAGACGCGTCGATGGCGAGCCTAACGAACTGGACAGACGACCTCGGCTGGAAGGTCAACAAAATAACCTGCCAAATGCAGCCGCTCGACGATCTGATCTCCGAGGGGAAGGCCCCGCAGCCCGACTTTATCAAATGCGATGTCGAAGGAGCGGAACTGTCAGTTTTTAGGGGAGCCAGAGCAACACTCGACCGCGTGGATGCACCGATCATAATGTTCGAGGTGAATCCGAAGTCAATGCAGGCATTTGAGGTCGAAGCAGACGCCACATTTCGCTTTCTGCAAGGCCTGGAAAATGCGGAATATCGGTTCTTTGAGGTGGTCAATGGCCGGATCGAACCGGTCTCGGATTTTTCGGGGCTGCACTTCAACAAATGGGGATTTACGAACGCGATCGCCGTGCCCGCATCAAAATGCGGTAATCTAGATATTTGA
- a CDS encoding glycosyltransferase family 2 protein: MPKVSVIIPTYNREKYICESVNSALRQTVDDLEVIVVDDGSTDDTSTLLEEFGSDSRFKYQHQTNQGRSAARNLGIDAAKGDWIVFLDSDDQLVPNAVETFHKHSAEHPEADVIIGRAEFFDDDGKTIRGPYAENVGKVARGFIRKAYLRALRDVFFSPGSYMVRTDLIRANGIHFDTAYSAAEDLDFAFRLAAHGSLFDTTDIVQRYRFHGTNTSKTEVRRTAIEVARKHLAEVVPQFPLEEQKPAIARLYLNIGDNYFLLNDNRNAFSYYVASLKYDASVVRESNVIRQIISSSIPSGLLKYFRYLRRGEMEN, encoded by the coding sequence ATGCCGAAAGTCAGCGTCATAATCCCGACATATAACCGGGAAAAATACATCTGCGAAAGCGTGAACAGCGCTCTGCGGCAGACGGTCGATGACCTCGAAGTTATTGTCGTCGATGATGGTTCGACTGACGATACCTCGACGCTGCTCGAAGAATTCGGATCAGACAGCCGTTTTAAGTACCAGCATCAAACAAATCAGGGCCGCTCGGCGGCACGTAATCTCGGGATTGACGCAGCAAAAGGCGATTGGATCGTTTTTTTGGATTCCGACGATCAGCTTGTGCCGAACGCGGTGGAGACGTTTCACAAGCATTCGGCTGAACATCCCGAAGCGGATGTGATCATCGGACGGGCCGAGTTCTTCGATGACGACGGGAAAACGATCCGCGGGCCTTATGCAGAAAATGTCGGTAAGGTCGCACGCGGATTTATTAGAAAGGCGTATCTTCGGGCTCTTCGCGATGTATTCTTTTCGCCGGGAAGCTACATGGTGCGTACAGATCTGATCAGGGCGAATGGGATCCATTTTGACACGGCGTATTCGGCGGCCGAGGATCTCGATTTCGCTTTTCGACTAGCCGCTCACGGCAGTCTTTTTGACACGACGGATATTGTTCAGCGATATAGATTTCATGGGACGAACACGTCAAAGACGGAAGTTCGCCGCACGGCGATCGAGGTCGCGCGAAAACACCTTGCCGAGGTCGTGCCGCAATTTCCTCTCGAAGAACAAAAGCCCGCGATAGCGAGGCTCTATCTCAATATCGGCGACAACTATTTCCTGCTCAATGACAACCGAAATGCGTTTTCGTATTATGTAGCTTCGCTGAAATACGACGCGAGCGTCGTCCGTGAATCGAACGTGATCCGGCAGATAATCTCATCGAGCATTCCCAGCGGACTACTCAAATATTTCAGATACCTGCGGCGCGGAGAGATGGAAAACTAG
- a CDS encoding FkbM family methyltransferase, producing MDAIKTIAYKALDIVTLGRGVGRNIGGEYIKFPARWSRYYEAEYEPETFAFFRQNVKKGDTVLDIGGHIGLFAVVTARLVGAGGKVYSFEPTPFTRGVLQEVVDLNGLSDIVEVRSEAVSSKSGQTVFFDTGDTISNANSLVKTERSKTEIPITLISVDEFVKEKGIKPHCLKIDVEGVELDVLKGARETFLTHRPVARLGLHPPFITQNGQSLDEIWAILAEYKMQVIFEGKPAEKDWFCSQPALFDVNLLPF from the coding sequence ATGGATGCAATAAAAACGATCGCCTACAAAGCCCTCGATATCGTCACGCTCGGCCGCGGCGTAGGGCGAAACATCGGCGGTGAATACATCAAGTTTCCGGCCCGCTGGAGTAGATATTACGAGGCTGAATACGAACCCGAGACGTTTGCTTTCTTTCGACAGAATGTGAAAAAGGGCGATACCGTCCTCGATATCGGCGGGCACATCGGGCTTTTTGCGGTTGTAACCGCGAGGCTCGTTGGCGCGGGAGGAAAGGTTTACTCATTTGAACCGACGCCGTTCACGCGTGGCGTTTTGCAGGAGGTTGTTGATCTGAACGGCCTTTCGGACATTGTCGAAGTTCGCTCAGAGGCAGTTTCGTCGAAGAGCGGCCAGACGGTTTTCTTTGACACGGGCGATACGATCTCGAACGCCAATTCGCTTGTGAAAACCGAACGCAGCAAGACGGAAATTCCGATCACGCTGATCAGTGTTGACGAGTTTGTAAAAGAAAAGGGCATCAAGCCACATTGCCTGAAGATCGATGTCGAGGGTGTCGAACTCGATGTTCTCAAGGGAGCACGCGAGACTTTTCTCACGCATCGTCCAGTTGCGCGGCTCGGGCTTCATCCGCCGTTCATCACGCAGAACGGGCAGTCGCTGGATGAGATATGGGCGATCCTCGCGGAATACAAAATGCAGGTCATTTTTGAAGGCAAACCGGCCGAGAAAGATTGGTTTTGCTCACAGCCTGCTCTGTTCGACGTTAATTTGTTACCTTTTTAG